The Arachis duranensis cultivar V14167 chromosome 9, aradu.V14167.gnm2.J7QH, whole genome shotgun sequence genomic sequence cttgggtgcatcatacatgataatggagagattaaacaggatgtaaatcataggatccaagcatgttggtcaaaatggcagagtgcatctggttttatatgcaacaaaaagtgcctttaaaacttaatgGTCAATTCTATTACACTGGTATAAGACtggctatgctttatggtacggTGTGTTGGACAGCCAAAGGGAAGCACGAACATAAGTTGAGTGTGACAGAGATGAAGAttttgagatggatgagtggtcatacatgattagataaaataaggaacgaagatataagaaagagagttggagtagcacccattgtaaaaagatggtagaatcacgtctcaggtggtttggatatgtgagaagaagaccgacagaACACCTAGTCaagagggtggatgagatggaagatggacaaggggTGAAAGACAAAGGAAGATCTAAGAAGACCATctatgaggtggtcaaacgagatctacatgtaaacggtctctttgtagacatgatacataacAGAGCTCAATGGCAtcatttgattcatgtagctgatcccacttagtgggacaaggctttgttgttgttgtaatgGATTCTTACACTATGATTGAGTCAGAACATTTGTTATATTTtaggattcatcaaaatgaaCTTAGAGCTGAATATTACAGAGTTTGAAAAATGCTAAATCTACATGTCAAACAAGTGACTCAAGTGTAGGAAAAAGAATAGTTTTTCCATCAAGTTTTATAGGAAGTAGGCTTTATATGGATGGCTTATACCATGATTGTGCTGCAATTTGTGGACATGATGGTTATCCAGATTTGTTCATCATTTTCACATGTAATTCAAAATGGCCAGAGATCAAGCGACTCTTAGACCCTTTACATCTCAAACTTGTACACCGTCCTGATATTGTTTGTCGAATGTTCAAAATGAATCTTGATATGCtaattaaagatttgaaaaaggaaaggttCTTTGGTAAAGTTGTTGCTGGTAAGGTGTAcattaaaaaaagtatatactATTTAAGAAACATCAAGTATATCTATAGTTGCTAATATGTACTATACTATGTTTTATGTGCAGATGTTCACACAATTAACTTTCAGAAACGAAGTCTACCACATGCTCATATATTGATATTCTGGGATTCTTTAAGCAATTTTTCAGATCCAAAAGATATAGATAAAGTAATTTGTGCTGAGATTCCTAATCAATTTGAGCATCCAGAGTTGTACAAGgctgtaaaaaaatttatgcttTATGGTCCATGTAGTTCGGCAAATATATTTTCACCATGTATGAAAGAAGGTCGTTGTTCAAAGTTCTATCCCAAGTCTTTTGCTGATTTAACAACTATTGATGTTGAAATGTATCTAATatatagaagaagaaagacTGGTTGTTATGCTGAAAAAGGAAATGTGGCTAAGATAATTGCTATGTTGTTCCTTACAATCCTTCTTTGCTAATGAAATATCAAGCACACATGAATGTTAAGTGGTGTAACCAGAGTAGAGCAATTAAGTATCTCTTCAAATATATAAACAAAGGTTATGATCGTGTCACTGCTATTTTAGATAATGCTAATGATAGTGAATGCTCAAATAAAGTTATTGATGAAATAAAAAGCTATCTTGATTGTAGACATATATCCCCATGTGAAGCTATTTAGAGAATATTTGCATACCCCATTCATTCTAGAGAACCTGCTGTACAGAGATTGAGCTTTCATTTTCCTGGTCGGAATCCAATTCTATATGAAAATGGTAAAGATATTCATGATATTCAGTCAAAATCCGGGATTGATCAATTAGTGTTTACTGCATGGATGGATGCTAATAATAGTTACTCTGAGGCTAAAAAGTTGGCACATTCTGAGTTTCCAAGATTCtttgtttataataaaaaaataaaaaatttggtcaaaaaGAAAGTGTGACTGTACTATTGGAAGGCTTTATTATGTACCTCCAACATGTGGagagttattttatttatgaatgatGTCGAATTTTGTTCGAGGTCCTACCaaccatgaccaaatcaaaagTGCAAATGGTATTATTCACAATAGTTTTAGAGATGCTTGCTTTGCTTTGGGATTACTTAATGATGATAGAGAATATATTGAAGCTATCAAAGAAGCTTCATGTTGCGGTTTAGATGATTATCTAAGGAAGCTTTTCACGGTGATGTTGATGTCAAATAGTGTTTGGGAAGAAATTTGGAGGATTCTATCTAATGATATTTTGtataatgaaagaaaattgtCAAAAAATTCAGGTTCTCCTTtgattctaataaaattttattttttaatgattcatattgtgttgCTTACTATAActattttatttgttcttatattgttttttttctttttgtttgcaGATTTATCTTTGACTGATGATCAGctgaaaacaagatgcttataTGAAATTGAGATGATACTGCAAGATAATAAGAAGAGTTTAAAGGAATTTCTTCCAATGCcttttccaaaatattttgTGAGGCTGAAATTTCAAAATGGTTTAATTTATAAGGAGCTAAACTATGATaagaataatttgaaaaatgagTTTCAGACATTATTCTCATTCTTAACCCAAGAACAAGGTATTTTTGAGAAAATTGTGGAAGtagtttctaaaaaaaatgGCGGAGTATTCTTTGTATATGGCCATGGAGGAATAGGTAAGACTTATCTCTGGATAGTTTTGACTTCTTTTTCAAGGTCACAAGAAATGATTGTTCTTACTGTTACATTGAGTGAAATTGCTGCTTTGCTACTATCTGGAGGTAGAGTAGCTCATTCTAGGTTTGCTATACCATTGTGCATGAAGATTCTGTATgtattatcaaataaaatagtgaACTAGCAGAGTTGTTAAAGCAAACAAAGCGTATCATATGGGATGAAGCGCCTATGGTTCACAGATATAGTGTTAAGGCATTTGATAAAAGTTTAAGAGACATTATGTTAtctacaaataataataatgctaaTTTGCCTTTTGGTAGGAAGGCAGTAGTTTTTCGTGGAGATTTTAGACAAATTCTTCCTATCATTCCTGGAGGTGGTATGACAAAAATTGTAAATGCAAGCATATCTTCCTCTTACATATGGGACTATTGTAGTGTTTTGAGACTTACCAAAAATATGAGACTAGAGGAATCTTCACATGCTGATAATGATGAATTGGCTTTGTTTTCACAATAATGGATCTTAAATGTTGGAGATGGCAATATAGGTGGGCCTAATGATGGCATCTCTAAGATTATGATTCCTACTAAGTTGCTCATATCAAATTTTGAAGATCATCTTAGTTCTATTGTGGATTGTATATATCCAAATCTTCTTGAAAATCACTTGGATTCTAATTGGTTGCAATCACGAGCAATTTTTTGTTCTACGCTTGATGTCGTTGAGAACGTAAATCAATATAATATCATGAAAATTTCAAGAGATGAAAAAATTTACttgagttcagatagtgttgaCAAATCTTATGGAAGTGGACAGCATGCTACTGAAACACTTACTCTAGAGTTTTTAAATAGCCTCCAATATTCAGGATTACCTCATCACGCTTTGAAGTTGAAGGTTGGAATTCCTATAATGTTTTTAAGAAATCTAGACCAATCTGTTGGTTTATGTAATGGCACCAggctaattataataaaattatctaatcATGTTATAGAAGCAGAAGTATTAGTTGGAAGTTATCTTGGCAAAAAGGTCTTAATCCCACACATGTGCATGTCTCCTTCTCAATTACCATGGCCTTTTAAATTGGATAGGAGACAATTTTCTATTGTTGTCTCATATGCCATGACCATCAATAAAAGTCAAGGACAATCTCTTAGCAATGTTGGAGTGTATCTTTCTAAACCCGTGTTTAGTCAGGAACAAATTTATGTTGCTATATCTCGTGTTCGAAATAAGgagttaaaaatttttattcacaACAAAGAAGGGCATGCTTTAAGTAGCAcaacaaatattatatttaaagaaattttttcaaatttaaaatagcgtgttatttttttattactactatttgttattcttttatttattatctttatttacaCTACAGTTAaacattttagatatttttattatattttatcataattaattttagacTAAATATACCCGTAATTTTTCACTGAGCAAAAATACTAGTAATAGTACTAATTAGATGCCCTAATAAGTCTGCTAACCCAAAGCAACTCAAAGTACTTAATACCCGGGACCCTATGTCAATGTCATGCTAGCAAATTTTCACTCATTTCTAGCATGTTTCGGAAAGTGTTTTGGAGGACATGGAGTTATGTTTCATGCCTCAATTATGCTTTGGGGAAGTTGTCGAACATGTTTGACATTTTCttagtaaaagtaattttgtcTCGAAACtgtgattttgatgcaaatcaTGAATTAACGTATTTTCACTTTTGGGATGAATATCCAGATGCTACTattctttcaattttaaaaatccatccaaatattttgaattataaatgtattaaaattttaaaatagatagTATTAATTTGGTGAAAATATATTCGGAATAAATTTATATCTTAGAAGATTATAACATATTACGTACTAGTACTACTACTACATATATAAAggtaattttattaaaacttcCACGCATTGTGTTCATTGATCGATTAAATCCACACACTTTTCCCCTCCTAGCGGCTTTAATTAACCCATTATAAATTACCAGACAATTTTATTATCTCACTTCGTCCCTAGTAAGTGGTGACTTCTATGCGTTGGTGGACCATAGTGTAGTAAAGCCAGCTGGCAGAGGAAGGAAGTTGAAGTGCCAGCTGGCATAACGGAATCAGTTAGAGGCTGAGgggttagttagttagttagttggacAAAGATGGAAATTGATAGTTAGCAATTAGAGTGAAGGATCAGTTAGAATAAGCTTATTGTAATTTGTAAGTGCAGTATATAAGAACTTGTATCACGATATTGATTCATCATTCAAAATTTTGGAACTCATTTCTAAAATCTAAGACTCCAAAACATTGCAAGAAATCTTCATTGCACTCACAAAGAGAAAAAACTGATGTaagttttcatttattttttttttttggatataattgtaactatttattttttgtcaaagcCGATTCTGAATTTTTGTTTCTTGGGTGGCcgattttccttttaatttggGTCACTTTTCAGTTCAGGTCTTTGCCGTATTTTatatgaaacaaaaataaagtaggCTTTGGCGGGCCAATATTTTATATGGGGTTTTGGAACAATTTTATACCTCCAATTTCcgctaaaaaaaataaaggaaatttaATAACGaaattcaacaaataaaaaaaaaggaatttcaaaaccaaaaaaggaaaaggaaattCAACAAAATCAGGGATTTTTTATATGCATAAAATATTAAAACCAAATTTCTAAATTGTGTTGAACAGAAATTACATACATatttgtccttttttttttttctaggtTTTCACTTACTAATAGATTGCTGCAAATGTAATTTAAATTCTCAATACTTAGTTtaaatagttaataaattaattactagaccaatccaatttaattttatgaaaatcGCTACAAACAAGTGAATTTCAATAAACCCCATAGCCCTGTAACGATTCTAGTTGAAACCAGTTTTGGCCATTTATGTGTAACGGAAATGAATGAAATATGATTACCAATTTATTACTTGAGCagatcaaaattgaaaaaatgttTCGTCATCCACTGCCAATTTGATTAATGTTATCGAGTAACTATGGCCTCTAAAAAATTACACCTATCGATTTGATCTTCAAAAGATTAAAGACTTTAAATTAGTTTCtaaaagatataataataaatcaaattagtCTTTCTATAATCTATATCTATTAGATAATAActtatcataaaataattaacatatattaTCATTTAGAGAGCTATTCAGATAAAGACGTTTAAaacgattttttttaaatatttttcagtaattaaaatttaacatatataatcgattagatcatattatttttgtcaaaattaaactagacaaattgatttaaccaaaaaaatgatgaattatatataatagaagtattttagtcattttttataatagggtattgtagtcattttctataaaaaataatattaatttagactagttca encodes the following:
- the LOC107465417 gene encoding uncharacterized protein LOC107465417 codes for the protein MSNFVRGPTNHDQIKSANGIIHNSFRDACFALGLLNDDREYIEAIKEASCCGLDDYLRKLFTVMLMSNSVWEEIWRILSNDILYNERKLSKNSDLSLTDDQLKTRCLYEIEMILQDNKKSLKEFLPMPFPKYFVRLKFQNGLIYKELNYDKNNLKNEFQTLFSFLTQEQGIFEKIVEVVSKKNGGVFFVYGHGGIGKTYLWIVLTSFSRSQEMIVLTVTLSEIAALLLSGGRVAHSSELAELLKQTKRIIWDEAPMVHRYSVKAFDKSLRDIMLSTNNNNANLPFGRKAVVFRGDFRQILPIIPGGGMTKIVNASISSSYIWDYCSVLRLTKNMRLEESSHADNDELALFSQ
- the LOC127741541 gene encoding uncharacterized protein LOC127741541, producing the protein MDGLYHDCAAICGHDGYPDLFIIFTCNSKWPEIKRLLDPLHLKLVHRPDIVCRMFKMNLDMLIKDLKKERFFGKVVADVHTINFQKRSLPHAHILIFWDSLSNFSDPKDIDKVICAEIPNQFEHPELYKAVKKFMLYGPCSSANIFSPCMKEGRCSKFYPKSFADLTTIDVEMYLIYRRRKTGCYAEKGNVAKIIAMLFLTILLC